From Candidatus Lokiarchaeota archaeon, the proteins below share one genomic window:
- a CDS encoding GNAT family N-acetyltransferase — protein MKISVRMADATDREELKDFYSREGLDFEDIMTRTAPTFSHSETMYIVAEAQGMIVAALRLSIGREPGVGKVGIIQYFEIEDELEQTELGPNMLSEAVQIAEDKGLRALDTMVRDDRTEVIELYKDAQFEIDHKETYLRRKFRKRLFT, from the coding sequence ATGAAAATCAGCGTACGTATGGCCGATGCTACAGACAGGGAAGAGTTGAAAGATTTCTATTCGAGAGAAGGCCTTGATTTTGAAGATATCATGACTAGAACAGCCCCTACTTTTTCACATTCCGAGACGATGTATATCGTTGCCGAGGCCCAAGGCATGATTGTAGCAGCGCTGAGACTCAGTATTGGAAGAGAACCAGGGGTGGGCAAAGTGGGTATAATTCAGTACTTCGAAATCGAAGATGAACTTGAGCAGACTGAGCTCGGTCCTAACATGCTTTCGGAAGCTGTTCAAATAGCAGAAGACAAAGGACTCCGAGCGCTCGACACCATGGTGAGAGACGACCGTACCGAAGTTATTGAACTATACAAAGATGCACAATTCGAAATAGATCACAAAGAGACCTATTTGAGGCGGAAATTCAGAAAGCGATTGTTCACCTGA
- a CDS encoding alpha/beta fold hydrolase encodes MSNREIRRPHGASTCFLLMHGFCDTTDAVVTLADYLEKNKIASYSVLLTGHGTSPENLASTTWLDWYESAASGLEKVLAWEYEQTIVAGLSLGGALSLLLAAREESMDGIVLLAPLVQLDSIALKFLPLLKHLMSFRSVDVEKSQKPYDVKRCKYDREPLSAYEELQKLTKAVREHLPEVTVPTLIIQGKNDNTLNPDHAKEAYQEISAKQKELLMLPGAEHVITCHPSRKKAYPAIINFIDSIK; translated from the coding sequence ATGAGCAATCGCGAAATACGCCGGCCTCATGGGGCCTCAACTTGTTTTCTTTTGATGCATGGTTTCTGTGATACAACTGATGCCGTGGTGACACTCGCTGATTATTTGGAAAAGAACAAGATTGCATCATATTCGGTCTTGCTCACAGGGCATGGTACATCCCCAGAGAATCTAGCTTCTACAACATGGCTGGATTGGTATGAATCAGCTGCCAGCGGCCTAGAGAAAGTTCTGGCATGGGAATATGAACAGACAATTGTAGCTGGCCTCTCATTAGGCGGTGCACTATCGCTACTTCTGGCTGCAAGAGAGGAATCAATGGATGGAATTGTGCTGTTAGCTCCACTAGTACAATTGGACTCCATCGCCCTGAAATTTCTGCCACTGCTTAAGCATCTCATGAGCTTCAGGAGTGTTGATGTTGAGAAATCTCAGAAGCCCTATGATGTTAAGCGATGCAAATACGATCGTGAACCACTCTCCGCATATGAAGAGCTTCAGAAGCTAACGAAAGCTGTACGGGAACATCTACCCGAAGTGACAGTACCCACGCTAATTATCCAAGGTAAAAACGATAATACCTTGAATCCGGATCATGCGAAAGAAGCCTATCAGGAAATATCTGCAAAACAAAAGGAATTGCTCATGCTGCCGGGGGCTGAACATGTGATAACTTGTCATCCTTCAAGAAAGAAGGCATATCCCGCGATTATTAATTTCATTGACAGCATCAAATAG
- a CDS encoding aldehyde ferredoxin oxidoreductase → MTHECWNEQILWIDLSSQSVTEEQLDPEIYEKFVGGKGLGTYLLYREVNESIDPLDPENLLLFLSGPLQGLPAPNVGRWTLMTKSPLTGLYLDTHCGGALGRELKKAGYDAVGVRGKAEEPVYLYLTDDELELRDANDIWNDGIYATTEKLHEETEKGSCVYAIGPSGVNLNTAAVGCCEIAHQTGRGGAGAVMGSKNLKAFVAYGTKRIEAHDVETIRNIHRDLISQWRQEGHEESFKNYGTTFLPEISNALGQYPTRNWESGYFEDWEELDAEKMKEKYGLGSHHSCPHCVMRCTHAFRTENPYNTGEEVESMVEYETLGLMGGNLGIHDPQFVFKLNYICDDAGLDTISTGTRIGFAMEAYEKGILTEEDIGFPLEFGDGEAALKLAKMIANRDGIGDLLAKGVEQAGEELGPEAEKIAVHVKGLEVPAWDPRGRRGMGVSYATADVGASHLRGWPATTEPPNETAVPTVESMIRSRDDKVLTDSLEVCHFTYRLHITLEQKIAMLNAASGLNFDEEKVFEFAHRVATLSRLFNVREGISRKDDKLPPRFWEAETQGPREGMKAFVTREDFEKSLDKFYELRAWNKEGIPPKKTIHDLGLAGIVE, encoded by the coding sequence ATGACGCATGAATGTTGGAATGAGCAGATTCTCTGGATTGACCTGAGCTCTCAGAGTGTAACTGAAGAGCAGCTGGATCCAGAAATATATGAGAAGTTTGTTGGCGGGAAAGGACTAGGGACCTATTTGCTTTACAGAGAAGTGAATGAGAGCATAGATCCTCTTGATCCGGAGAATCTTCTCCTCTTTTTGAGTGGTCCCTTACAGGGCCTTCCTGCGCCGAATGTCGGGCGATGGACCTTGATGACCAAATCTCCGTTGACCGGTCTCTATCTCGACACGCATTGTGGCGGGGCGCTTGGAAGAGAGCTGAAAAAAGCTGGATACGACGCTGTTGGTGTTCGAGGCAAGGCTGAAGAGCCAGTCTATCTATACTTGACTGACGACGAACTAGAGTTGCGAGACGCAAATGATATTTGGAACGATGGAATCTACGCAACAACAGAGAAGCTCCATGAAGAAACCGAGAAGGGCTCTTGTGTTTATGCCATAGGTCCCAGCGGCGTGAATCTGAATACTGCTGCTGTGGGTTGCTGTGAAATCGCACATCAAACAGGACGTGGCGGTGCTGGGGCTGTAATGGGTTCCAAGAATCTCAAGGCTTTCGTTGCCTATGGAACCAAGAGAATAGAAGCTCATGACGTGGAGACCATTCGTAACATCCACCGTGATTTAATCTCTCAATGGCGTCAGGAAGGACACGAAGAATCATTCAAGAACTACGGCACAACCTTTCTCCCGGAAATTAGCAACGCTTTGGGGCAGTATCCAACACGCAACTGGGAGTCTGGCTATTTCGAAGATTGGGAGGAGCTGGATGCTGAGAAAATGAAGGAGAAATACGGTCTTGGATCACATCACTCGTGCCCTCACTGCGTGATGCGTTGTACTCATGCGTTTAGAACTGAGAATCCTTACAATACGGGTGAAGAAGTAGAGTCAATGGTTGAATACGAAACGCTCGGTCTTATGGGCGGGAATCTTGGAATTCATGACCCTCAGTTCGTTTTCAAGTTGAATTACATCTGTGACGATGCTGGACTAGATACTATCAGCACCGGCACTCGAATCGGTTTCGCAATGGAGGCTTATGAAAAAGGCATCCTTACCGAAGAAGACATTGGTTTCCCACTCGAGTTTGGTGATGGTGAGGCTGCACTGAAACTTGCGAAGATGATTGCAAACCGAGACGGGATAGGTGACCTTCTTGCTAAAGGTGTTGAACAAGCAGGCGAAGAACTTGGACCTGAAGCTGAGAAAATTGCTGTTCACGTGAAGGGCCTTGAGGTACCCGCCTGGGATCCACGGGGCAGAAGAGGTATGGGCGTATCATATGCAACTGCAGATGTGGGGGCAAGTCATTTGCGAGGCTGGCCAGCCACTACTGAGCCGCCAAACGAAACTGCGGTTCCGACCGTTGAATCAATGATCCGGTCAAGAGACGATAAAGTACTCACTGATTCACTTGAGGTTTGCCACTTCACCTACCGCCTACATATAACCTTGGAACAGAAGATTGCCATGCTGAATGCCGCTTCGGGACTGAATTTTGATGAGGAGAAAGTATTCGAATTCGCTCATCGCGTTGCTACGCTTAGCCGTCTTTTCAATGTACGAGAAGGTATTTCTCGCAAAGACGACAAACTCCCACCGAGGTTCTGGGAAGCTGAAACTCAGGGACCGCGTGAAGGAATGAAAGCCTTCGTCACAAGAGAAGATTTCGAGAAGTCTCTTGACAAATTCTATGAGTTGAGAGCATGGAACAAGGAAGGTATTCCTCCAAAAAAGACAATCCACGATTTAGGTCTGGCCGGCATAGTCGAGTAG
- a CDS encoding transposase: MKMGRSQGTTISVKVPIKYSVMTDRTQQRLRQIVGRDTRAIHAFLGIIEEHEDELLKGKKDTRINAAELDKLTMTAIKVKEGYEQRLTVPHDMKERFPRMSANELQECRKTALQMYESYLELKNKNGRRASRPCTRISSSRRIPRWVFSQRFTLIENGTHVARWWLDLRDSLDSVPEGRRIHDRLLIPLNISPFHTNQFERGEIKALQIFTDRMSKWWVTFAVRIDKPEPPADNLPVAVLGIDLGIEKAACTSLVTPQKVRENKYFVQEDKVERIKELDNLVAQLQHEMHTRKNNGNPHDEVAARLRKLKRKRYRVAREYDRFMVSQMLDYITELSERYTLYVAIGRLKNIRYTARRGNYKGRRFRGMIHSWAFARITETLKHNLEQLGWPVDGKGARFQVVPESWTSIMCWKCGNKGRRPRQNLFICPTCGNRCNADRNGAINIAGRLITLTSSLHDVRGLGKWASAVARRARPKARGKPCASRRKSLLSKQGTSSGSGESAAVHHVQTDLLSYGDKAGVGDHDHAVARTVEELAVAGSDDPG, translated from the coding sequence ATGAAGATGGGTCGGTCTCAAGGAACAACAATCAGTGTCAAAGTACCAATCAAGTACTCGGTGATGACAGATCGGACCCAGCAGCGACTGAGGCAGATAGTTGGTCGTGATACCCGGGCCATCCATGCCTTCCTTGGTATCATAGAGGAACACGAGGATGAGTTGTTGAAGGGGAAGAAAGACACGCGTATCAATGCCGCTGAACTGGACAAGCTCACCATGACTGCAATCAAGGTCAAAGAGGGGTACGAACAGCGGCTGACTGTTCCCCATGACATGAAGGAGCGGTTTCCCCGGATGTCAGCAAATGAACTACAGGAGTGCAGAAAGACAGCTCTTCAGATGTATGAGAGTTATCTCGAGCTGAAGAACAAGAACGGCCGGAGGGCATCGCGTCCCTGCACGAGGATTTCATCCTCTCGACGGATTCCGCGTTGGGTGTTTTCTCAGCGGTTCACACTCATTGAGAATGGTACCCATGTTGCACGGTGGTGGCTTGACCTCCGGGACTCCTTGGATTCAGTGCCTGAAGGCCGCAGGATCCACGACCGTTTGCTTATCCCGCTCAATATCTCGCCGTTCCATACCAATCAGTTCGAACGAGGTGAAATCAAAGCACTACAAATCTTCACGGACAGAATGAGCAAGTGGTGGGTGACCTTTGCGGTCAGAATCGACAAGCCAGAGCCTCCTGCTGACAATCTTCCAGTGGCTGTCCTCGGTATCGATCTCGGTATCGAAAAGGCGGCCTGTACAAGCTTGGTTACTCCCCAGAAAGTGCGGGAGAACAAGTACTTCGTGCAGGAAGACAAGGTGGAACGTATCAAAGAGCTCGACAATTTGGTTGCCCAGCTCCAGCACGAAATGCACACCCGGAAGAACAACGGCAACCCTCATGATGAAGTAGCAGCACGACTGCGAAAGCTGAAGAGGAAAAGATACCGTGTAGCAAGAGAATACGACCGGTTCATGGTCAGTCAAATGCTCGATTATATCACCGAACTGTCTGAGCGATACACCCTGTACGTGGCTATCGGTCGGCTCAAAAACATCAGGTACACTGCTCGGCGCGGCAACTACAAAGGGCGGAGGTTCCGGGGGATGATACACTCTTGGGCGTTCGCACGGATAACTGAGACCCTCAAGCACAATCTTGAGCAGCTTGGCTGGCCGGTCGATGGCAAAGGCGCACGCTTTCAGGTGGTACCTGAGAGCTGGACATCGATCATGTGCTGGAAGTGCGGTAACAAGGGTAGAAGACCAAGACAGAACCTGTTTATCTGTCCAACTTGCGGCAACCGGTGCAACGCAGACAGGAACGGCGCCATCAACATCGCTGGAAGACTCATTACGCTCACTTCATCACTGCATGACGTGAGAGGACTAGGCAAGTGGGCTAGCGCAGTAGCGCGACGCGCGCGGCCGAAAGCTCGAGGGAAGCCTTGTGCTTCTCGACGGAAGTCCTTACTCTCCAAACAAGGGACCTCATCAGGTTCCGGAGAGTCCGCGGCTGTTCACCATGTCCAGACGGACCTCCTCAGCTACGGCGACAAAGCTGGGGTGGGTGATCATGACCACGCCGTGGCAAGAACTGTGGAAGAGCTCGCTGTCGCCGGGAGTGATGATCCGGGATGA